In the genome of Prevotella sp. HUN102, one region contains:
- the uvrA gene encoding excinuclease ABC subunit UvrA, whose protein sequence is MAEKELDNFIEVKGARVNNLANVSVKIPREKFIVIAGVSGSGKSSLAFDTLYAEGQRRYVESLSAYARQFLGRMAKPEVDFIKGLPPAIAIEQKVISHNPRSTVGTSTEIYEYLRLLYARIGKTFSPVSGVEVKRHTVEDVIEKVMTYSKGTKFCILAPLHLTADRTIHQQLQMEVQEGYARIYVNGEIVRIDDWMEGNKEESTHINASDIFLVIDRLAVDDSKDVISRLTDSCETAFYEGDGMLRVMFLPSNITYDFSTRFEADGIKFEQPNDNMFSFNSPLGACPTCEGFGKVMGIDERLVIPNSTLSVYDGCVQCWHGDKMKMWQEEFCRRAAKDNFPIFKPYFELTQKEKDQLWHGLPSEAKNDVSDRICIDSFFQMVSENQYKIQYRVMMSRYRGKTVCPDCHGRRLKKEAEWVKINGMSIADLVDMPVGKLKEWFNDLQLTDHEKDISRRLLLEITSRLQFLVDVGLQYLTLNRPSNTLSGGESQRINLTTSLGSSLVGSLYILDEPSIGLHSRDTDRLIHVLKELKNIGNTVIVVEHDEEIIRTADYLIDVGPDAGRLGGRIVYEGKVPEINDTNKQQLLAESPESYTIKYLTEDETIDVPTSRRPWNLAIELNGCRMNNLKGIDVKIPLNVFTVITGVSGSGKSSLVKGTLYPALKRKMDEVAEIPGEYSSLGGDVSHIKHVEFVDQNPIGKSTRSNPATYVKAYDEIRKLFADQPLSKQLGFTPQFFSFNTDGGRCEECKGAGEITIEMQFMADLVLECEECHGQRFKREVLDVMVDGRNINDVLNLTVSEAIQFFGSLKKKAIVARLKPLEDVGLGYIKLGQSSSTLSGGENQRVKLAYFIGQERQAPTLFIFDEPTTGLHFHDIKRLLKAFDALIERGHSVLVIEHNMDVIKSADHIIDIGPDGGENGGKLVAAGTPEEIAKRKESITGKYLAAKLNG, encoded by the coding sequence ATGGCAGAAAAAGAATTAGATAATTTCATTGAAGTCAAGGGTGCAAGGGTAAATAATCTTGCGAATGTGAGCGTGAAAATTCCGAGAGAGAAGTTCATTGTTATCGCAGGCGTGTCGGGCTCCGGCAAGTCTTCGCTCGCTTTCGACACCTTATACGCCGAAGGACAACGCAGATATGTGGAGAGCCTTTCGGCATACGCCCGTCAATTCTTGGGAAGAATGGCAAAGCCCGAAGTTGATTTCATCAAGGGACTGCCGCCTGCCATCGCCATAGAACAGAAGGTAATCTCCCACAATCCACGTTCTACGGTGGGTACATCTACCGAAATCTACGAGTATCTTCGCCTGTTGTATGCAAGAATCGGAAAGACATTCAGTCCCGTGAGCGGCGTTGAAGTGAAGCGGCACACCGTGGAAGATGTGATTGAAAAGGTAATGACCTATTCCAAAGGAACCAAGTTCTGCATCCTCGCACCTCTTCATCTGACTGCCGACAGAACCATCCATCAGCAGCTTCAGATGGAAGTTCAGGAAGGATATGCACGTATCTACGTAAACGGAGAGATTGTAAGAATAGACGACTGGATGGAGGGAAACAAGGAAGAAAGCACACATATCAACGCTTCCGACATCTTCCTCGTAATCGACAGATTGGCCGTTGATGATTCGAAAGACGTGATTTCCCGACTTACCGACTCGTGCGAAACGGCCTTTTATGAAGGCGACGGTATGCTGAGGGTTATGTTTCTGCCGTCAAACATCACCTACGATTTCTCCACGAGATTCGAAGCCGACGGCATCAAGTTCGAGCAACCAAACGATAATATGTTCTCGTTCAACTCGCCGTTGGGTGCCTGCCCCACCTGTGAAGGCTTCGGAAAGGTAATGGGTATCGACGAAAGGCTCGTGATTCCCAACTCTACCTTGTCCGTCTATGACGGTTGCGTGCAGTGTTGGCACGGCGATAAGATGAAAATGTGGCAGGAAGAGTTTTGCCGAAGAGCTGCAAAGGACAACTTCCCCATCTTCAAACCCTACTTTGAACTCACACAAAAGGAGAAAGACCAGCTTTGGCACGGTCTTCCGAGCGAGGCAAAGAACGATGTTTCAGACAGAATCTGCATCGATTCGTTCTTCCAGATGGTGTCGGAAAACCAATACAAGATTCAATACCGTGTGATGATGAGCCGATACAGAGGCAAGACTGTCTGCCCGGACTGCCACGGAAGGCGACTGAAGAAGGAAGCTGAATGGGTAAAGATAAACGGAATGTCGATTGCCGATTTGGTGGATATGCCCGTAGGAAAGCTCAAGGAGTGGTTCAACGACCTGCAACTGACTGACCACGAAAAGGATATAAGCCGACGATTGCTGCTGGAAATCACGAGCCGACTGCAATTTCTCGTTGATGTAGGGCTGCAATACCTCACACTCAACCGACCATCGAACACATTGAGCGGTGGTGAGAGTCAGCGTATCAACCTCACCACCTCGCTGGGTTCGTCGTTGGTAGGCTCACTATACATTCTCGACGAGCCGTCAATCGGTCTTCACAGCCGTGATACCGACCGACTGATTCACGTTCTGAAGGAATTGAAAAACATCGGCAACACGGTTATCGTAGTGGAGCACGACGAGGAAATCATCCGAACGGCCGACTATCTCATCGACGTAGGTCCGGATGCAGGCAGACTGGGTGGAAGAATCGTGTATGAAGGCAAAGTTCCCGAAATAAACGACACCAACAAGCAGCAACTTCTTGCCGAATCGCCCGAATCATACACGATAAAATATCTGACAGAAGACGAAACCATAGACGTGCCCACGAGCAGAAGGCCTTGGAATCTGGCAATAGAGCTGAACGGGTGCCGAATGAACAATCTCAAGGGCATCGACGTGAAGATACCCCTGAACGTATTTACCGTGATAACGGGGGTCAGCGGCAGCGGAAAATCGTCATTGGTGAAAGGCACACTCTACCCCGCCTTGAAGCGAAAGATGGACGAAGTGGCAGAAATCCCCGGAGAATATTCTTCACTCGGTGGAGATGTGAGCCATATCAAACACGTGGAATTTGTAGACCAAAACCCAATCGGAAAGAGTACGCGCTCCAATCCCGCCACCTACGTGAAGGCTTACGACGAAATCAGAAAGCTGTTTGCCGACCAACCATTGTCAAAACAGTTGGGCTTCACGCCCCAGTTCTTCTCGTTCAACACCGACGGAGGCCGATGCGAAGAGTGCAAGGGAGCCGGCGAGATTACCATTGAAATGCAGTTTATGGCCGATCTTGTGCTGGAATGCGAGGAATGCCACGGTCAGCGTTTCAAACGTGAGGTACTCGACGTGATGGTGGACGGCAGGAACATCAACGATGTGCTCAATCTTACTGTTTCGGAAGCCATTCAGTTTTTCGGTTCGCTCAAGAAGAAAGCCATAGTAGCCCGGCTGAAACCATTAGAGGATGTCGGTTTGGGCTATATCAAGCTCGGACAAAGCTCCTCCACCCTATCCGGCGGCGAAAATCAGCGTGTGAAACTGGCTTATTTTATAGGTCAGGAGCGTCAGGCACCAACCCTCTTCATCTTCGACGAACCTACAACAGGCCTTCATTTCCACGATATAAAGCGACTCCTGAAAGCATTCGACGCGCTGATAGAGAGAGGGCATAGCGTACTCGTGATAGAACATAATATGGACGTAATCAAATCAGCCGACCATATTATCGACATTGGTCCGGATGGAGGCGAAAACGGAGGAAAACTGGTGGCAGCAGGTACGCCGGAAGAGATAGCAAAACGCAAGGAAAGCATCACAGGAAAGTATCTTGCAGCGAAGCTGAACGGATAA
- a CDS encoding ABC transporter ATP-binding protein translates to MEIRIENLKKIYGEKTVIDIPELALNQGELVGLVGNNGAGKTTLMRLMLDLIKADGGRVLSNGNQVDEDEAWKKYTGSFIDKSFLIDYYTPEEFFDFIGNVYGIDADTITGRLSQFESLMRDEIIGTGKYIRNFSEGNRQKIGIIAAMIINPDFLILDEPFNYLDPSSQITIAKLIQKINKELGTTVLLSSHNLNFVSEISTRIILMEKGIVLRDISNVDGSAEKELQEYFEGTE, encoded by the coding sequence ATGGAAATCAGAATAGAGAACCTCAAGAAGATATACGGCGAAAAGACCGTGATAGACATTCCGGAACTGGCTCTGAATCAGGGAGAACTCGTGGGACTTGTGGGAAACAACGGAGCCGGAAAAACCACATTGATGCGGCTGATGCTCGACCTTATCAAGGCCGACGGCGGACGTGTGCTCTCTAATGGCAATCAAGTGGATGAGGACGAGGCGTGGAAGAAATACACAGGTTCATTTATCGACAAGAGTTTCCTCATCGACTACTACACACCGGAGGAATTTTTCGACTTCATCGGCAATGTCTACGGCATCGATGCTGACACCATTACTGGGCGTCTGTCGCAATTTGAATCGCTGATGCGCGACGAAATCATCGGAACGGGCAAGTATATCCGTAATTTCTCCGAAGGAAACCGTCAGAAAATCGGTATCATTGCGGCAATGATTATCAATCCCGATTTCCTCATTCTCGACGAACCGTTCAACTATCTCGACCCGTCTTCGCAGATAACGATAGCCAAACTGATTCAGAAAATCAACAAGGAACTCGGCACTACCGTGCTTCTTTCAAGCCACAATCTCAACTTCGTTTCCGAAATCTCCACCCGTATCATCCTGATGGAGAAGGGAATCGTGCTCAGGGACATTTCCAATGTGGATGGTTCTGCCGAGAAAGAACTTCAGGAATATTTTGAAGGTACGGAATAA
- a CDS encoding WG repeat-containing protein, translating into MEEVKIINEYHDPIEERQIRHFACMEMSRQIHRYIKGMRGSKEHMLRVEETLKDLPLEQKEKAIALYFDLNRKALKGLDMKVVLARAMANYSDTFEYLMTLVNDRRKMVRYLNLLREIYIQYHEVIERNGKFGILDHQGNTILSPKYEFVRTCYVYVDDLRTMPIICQLDGKMGLVLPDGKETVVAPFKYDSISLREEPPYFEVRYDGKEMLMTTDGVEKEKPEQVE; encoded by the coding sequence ATGGAAGAAGTTAAGATAATCAACGAATATCACGATCCGATAGAGGAAAGACAAATCAGACACTTCGCTTGTATGGAGATGTCTCGTCAGATACACAGATACATTAAAGGTATGCGCGGCTCGAAAGAGCACATGCTCCGTGTGGAGGAAACGCTCAAAGACTTGCCATTGGAACAGAAGGAAAAGGCCATCGCCCTGTATTTCGACTTGAACAGAAAGGCTCTTAAAGGCTTGGATATGAAGGTTGTGCTGGCTCGTGCTATGGCAAATTATTCCGACACCTTCGAATATCTTATGACACTGGTCAATGACAGGCGGAAGATGGTGCGATACCTGAACTTGCTTCGTGAAATATACATCCAGTATCACGAGGTGATTGAGCGCAACGGAAAGTTTGGAATACTCGACCATCAAGGCAATACGATTCTGAGTCCGAAGTACGAATTTGTCCGTACCTGCTATGTCTACGTGGACGATCTGCGGACAATGCCTATCATCTGTCAGTTGGACGGAAAGATGGGACTGGTACTTCCCGACGGAAAAGAAACCGTTGTGGCACCATTCAAGTACGACAGCATTTCGCTGAGAGAAGAACCACCTTATTTTGAGGTGAGATACGACGGCAAGGAAATGCTGATGACTACCGATGGAGTGGAGAAAGAAAAGCCGGAACAGGTAGAATAG
- the gnd gene encoding decarboxylating NADP(+)-dependent phosphogluconate dehydrogenase, whose amino-acid sequence MENQKKSDIGLIGLAVMGENLALNMANNGWQVSVYNRTVPGIEEGVVERFMDGRAKGKSIEGYTDMASFVQSIAQPRKIMMMVRAGKAVDELMEQLFPLLSPGDIMIDGGNSNYEDTNRRVALAEEKGFLFVGSGVSGGEEGALNGASIMPGGSKEAWESVQPVLQSISAKAEDGSPCCQWVGPQGAGHFVKMIHNGIEYGDMQLISEAYWVMKHLGGMTNEEMADVFEGWNKGRLNSYLIEITAQILRHREADGSYLIDHILDAAGQKGTGKWSVINAMELGMPLGLIATAVFERSLSAQKDMRGLASTAFPQSDVKQVADRETLLSNVYAALYASKLVSYAQGFSVLQTASDKFDWNLDMASIARMWRGGCIIRSAFLNDIAKAYEGSEKPKHLLLAPYFTAEMNELLNGWKQLVALALTEGLPVPAFSSALNYFYSLTSTDLSANMIQAQRDYFGAHTFERKDKERGEFFHENWTGRGGNTKSGTYNV is encoded by the coding sequence ATGGAAAATCAGAAGAAATCGGATATCGGACTTATCGGACTTGCAGTAATGGGCGAGAATCTTGCCTTGAATATGGCAAACAATGGCTGGCAGGTGTCGGTATATAACCGTACAGTACCCGGGATTGAGGAAGGTGTTGTGGAGCGTTTTATGGACGGTCGGGCTAAAGGTAAAAGCATTGAGGGCTATACGGATATGGCATCTTTCGTTCAATCAATAGCTCAACCCCGAAAGATTATGATGATGGTGCGTGCCGGAAAGGCCGTGGACGAATTGATGGAACAGCTTTTCCCGTTGCTTTCTCCGGGCGATATAATGATTGACGGAGGTAATTCAAACTATGAAGATACCAACCGTCGTGTGGCTTTGGCCGAAGAAAAAGGCTTCCTGTTTGTGGGAAGTGGCGTTTCCGGTGGCGAAGAAGGTGCATTGAATGGTGCATCCATTATGCCCGGTGGCTCGAAAGAGGCTTGGGAAAGCGTGCAGCCTGTGCTCCAAAGTATTTCGGCTAAGGCGGAAGACGGCAGTCCTTGCTGCCAATGGGTAGGTCCTCAGGGGGCTGGACACTTCGTAAAAATGATTCACAACGGTATTGAATACGGAGATATGCAGCTCATTTCCGAGGCATACTGGGTAATGAAGCACCTCGGCGGTATGACAAACGAGGAGATGGCAGACGTATTCGAGGGATGGAACAAGGGCAGACTGAACAGCTATCTGATTGAGATTACTGCACAGATATTGCGCCATCGTGAGGCAGACGGCAGCTACCTGATTGACCATATTCTCGATGCTGCTGGACAGAAAGGCACCGGTAAGTGGTCGGTTATCAACGCAATGGAACTCGGTATGCCGTTGGGATTGATTGCAACGGCCGTATTCGAGCGCAGTCTTTCGGCTCAAAAGGATATGCGCGGACTGGCTTCGACGGCTTTTCCACAGTCAGATGTCAAGCAGGTAGCCGACCGTGAGACATTATTGTCAAACGTTTATGCCGCCCTCTACGCATCAAAGCTCGTGAGCTATGCACAGGGATTTTCCGTTCTTCAGACAGCAAGCGACAAATTTGACTGGAATCTCGATATGGCTTCCATTGCTCGGATGTGGCGTGGTGGCTGTATCATCAGGAGTGCATTCCTCAATGACATTGCAAAAGCGTATGAAGGCAGCGAGAAACCAAAGCATCTGCTGCTAGCCCCTTACTTCACTGCCGAAATGAATGAGTTGCTGAACGGATGGAAGCAGCTTGTTGCGCTTGCATTAACAGAGGGGCTGCCTGTTCCGGCTTTCTCTTCTGCATTGAATTATTTCTACTCTCTCACGTCAACAGACCTTTCTGCGAATATGATTCAGGCGCAGAGAGATTACTTCGGAGCACATACTTTCGAGCGGAAAGACAAAGAACGTGGCGAATTTTTCCACGAAAATTGGACTGGTCGTGGTGGCAATACAAAGTCGGGAACATATAATGTATGA
- a CDS encoding superoxide dismutase: protein MFLTKLLLILSIQMPTLPYANNALEPVISEQTIEFHYGKHLQGYVNTLNGLIKDTEFDGKSIEELVKTVPEGPMYNNAGQILNHTLYFTQFKSPVKDNRPEGKIAKAINESFGSFDNFKAEFQKAAATVFGSGWAWLSQDKDGKLVITKEPNGGNPLRNGLNPIYGLDVWEHAYYLDYQNRRADHIAATWDIVDWKVVESRLK, encoded by the coding sequence ATGTTTCTAACAAAACTATTATTGATTTTGAGTATTCAGATGCCAACGCTTCCGTATGCAAACAATGCGTTGGAACCGGTTATCAGCGAGCAAACTATCGAATTTCACTATGGCAAGCATCTTCAGGGCTATGTGAACACGCTCAACGGACTTATAAAAGATACGGAATTTGACGGCAAGAGCATCGAGGAACTTGTGAAGACGGTTCCTGAAGGTCCTATGTACAACAATGCCGGACAGATTCTCAACCACACATTATATTTCACACAATTCAAGTCTCCCGTAAAAGACAACAGGCCTGAGGGAAAAATAGCTAAGGCTATCAACGAATCTTTTGGAAGTTTCGACAATTTCAAGGCTGAATTTCAGAAGGCAGCAGCTACCGTTTTCGGCTCTGGTTGGGCTTGGCTGTCGCAAGATAAGGATGGCAAATTGGTTATAACGAAAGAACCGAACGGTGGAAATCCACTCCGAAATGGCTTGAATCCCATCTATGGTCTCGATGTATGGGAACACGCTTACTATCTTGATTATCAGAATCGACGTGCCGATCACATTGCGGCTACGTGGGATATCGTGGACTGGAAGGTGGTTGAGAGTCGACTGAAATAA
- the zwf gene encoding glucose-6-phosphate dehydrogenase: MDNFSMIIFGASGDLTKRKLMPALYSLFKDERLTGDFSIIGVSRTDYEDAEYQKYILEQLHIFVKEEERDESTMKKFVGHLHYLSIDPAKEEGYPLLRQRIAELTKTENPDNLLFYLATPPSLYGVVPLHLKRAGLNTPGSRIIVEKPFGYNLESALELNRIYSSAFEEHQVYRIDHFLGKETAQNLLAFRFANGIFEPLWNRNYIDYVEVTAVENLGIENRGGFYDTTGTLRDMVQNHLIQLVALTAMEPPSKFDADYFRNEVVKVYESLRPLTEEDFNENIVRGQYMTEGDKKGYREEKGVNPNSRTETYVAMKLEIDNWRWNGVPFYIRTGKQMPTKVTEIVVHFKAAPHQMFKGTLGQHPRPNKLTLRIQPNEGMVLNLGMKVPGSGFDVKQVAMDFTYDSMDGKSIMDAYARLIDDSIKGDPTLFTRSDAVEASWKFFDPILKYWEEHPEAHLYGYPAGTWGPLESEKLVREHGAEWTNPCKNLTNTDLYCEL; the protein is encoded by the coding sequence ATGGATAATTTTTCAATGATAATATTCGGGGCTTCAGGCGACCTTACCAAGCGAAAACTTATGCCTGCTCTCTATTCGCTCTTCAAAGACGAGCGGCTTACGGGCGATTTCTCCATCATCGGAGTATCACGTACCGATTATGAAGACGCAGAATATCAGAAATACATACTGGAACAGCTTCACATTTTCGTGAAGGAAGAGGAACGGGATGAGTCTACAATGAAGAAGTTTGTGGGACATCTGCATTATCTTTCAATAGATCCTGCAAAGGAAGAAGGCTATCCTCTGCTGCGTCAGCGCATTGCAGAACTCACCAAAACAGAAAATCCGGACAATCTTCTCTTCTATCTTGCCACCCCACCTTCGCTATATGGTGTTGTGCCTTTGCATCTGAAACGTGCTGGATTGAACACTCCGGGATCGCGAATCATCGTTGAAAAGCCTTTCGGATACAATCTTGAGTCGGCATTGGAGCTTAACAGGATATACAGTTCAGCATTCGAGGAACATCAGGTATATCGTATTGATCACTTTTTGGGCAAGGAAACGGCGCAGAACTTACTGGCATTCCGTTTTGCCAATGGCATTTTTGAACCTCTCTGGAATCGTAATTACATTGACTACGTAGAGGTTACGGCAGTTGAGAATCTCGGAATCGAAAACCGTGGTGGCTTCTACGACACTACGGGTACGCTTCGCGATATGGTGCAGAACCATCTCATACAGCTCGTTGCACTGACAGCGATGGAACCACCATCAAAGTTTGATGCAGATTATTTCCGTAATGAAGTGGTAAAGGTGTATGAATCGCTGAGACCTCTCACTGAAGAAGATTTCAATGAAAACATCGTTCGAGGGCAATATATGACTGAAGGCGACAAGAAGGGCTATCGTGAGGAGAAAGGTGTCAATCCAAACTCGCGCACCGAAACTTATGTTGCAATGAAACTGGAGATAGACAACTGGCGATGGAACGGCGTTCCTTTCTACATTCGCACAGGAAAGCAGATGCCTACGAAGGTAACGGAAATCGTGGTTCACTTCAAGGCGGCACCACACCAGATGTTCAAGGGAACGTTAGGGCAGCATCCACGTCCCAACAAACTCACACTTCGCATCCAACCCAACGAAGGAATGGTGCTGAACCTCGGTATGAAGGTGCCCGGTTCCGGCTTCGACGTGAAGCAGGTTGCAATGGATTTCACTTACGACAGTATGGATGGCAAATCCATTATGGATGCATACGCAAGACTGATAGACGACAGCATCAAGGGCGACCCTACACTCTTTACCCGCAGCGATGCGGTGGAGGCATCGTGGAAGTTCTTTGATCCCATCCTGAAGTATTGGGAAGAGCATCCCGAAGCACATCTGTATGGTTATCCTGCCGGCACTTGGGGACCTCTCGAGAGCGAAAAACTCGTAAGAGAACACGGTGCAGAATGGACCAATCCCTGCAAGAACCTTACCAATACAGACTTGTATTGCGAACTGTAA
- a CDS encoding polyketide cyclase, giving the protein MFITSNIKATFPCNLQSVWQVVTSLTDYSWRSDVEKIEVISDTQFAEITKSGYKTTFTVTRQEPFCLWEFDVENDNMKGHWVGVFSGNEKNTTIDFTEHIEPKKWFMIPFVKIYLKYRQVKYVRDLRNVLKRVRP; this is encoded by the coding sequence ATGTTCATAACGTCAAACATAAAAGCCACGTTTCCGTGCAATTTACAGAGCGTTTGGCAAGTCGTAACATCGCTAACAGACTATTCGTGGAGAAGTGATGTTGAAAAGATAGAGGTCATATCAGACACGCAATTTGCAGAAATAACGAAGAGTGGATATAAGACAACTTTCACGGTAACAAGACAAGAACCTTTTTGTCTTTGGGAGTTTGATGTGGAGAATGACAATATGAAAGGACATTGGGTCGGTGTCTTCAGTGGCAATGAAAAGAATACTACGATTGACTTTACAGAACACATTGAGCCTAAGAAATGGTTTATGATTCCGTTTGTGAAGATTTATTTAAAATATAGGCAAGTTAAGTATGTCAGAGATTTAAGGAACGTGTTAAAAAGAGTACGACCATAG
- a CDS encoding DUF5687 family protein, giving the protein MLKTLITIWFKQKRRSFKWLTLFMTLYFYTIFIGSFVFGLIESGITYGELREINWIAIVPVILVSIMGFDIISKLLFKRGKATMDAFLKTRPVDKSSWGKFIVVENLFENWNIFWAVPMSIAAFILMPLHQALVAAILIILFSLANGIAVTAFYTAKGWEYKMAVVTGWIFWTVVSSLHSFNFFNLPWAVHVGLFILMCLFSIWITVYYICKLKVYVEPKQEEKHSTKVGTRSLYAMEYRAFFRSKRLRFFVFFILFMIFNAYLQTSNGIDEIGPFMHYYGVPFAILFASAIYLQFTFAIEGNFFDGLWSRPVPVREILVRKFNFGGLLTLLSGLLVLPVCWMNDIELLFVLSTIVLGIGFANPILLLFALTTKRIDLFTTGFMNYQGSDFSLNSFAVTLTVLGGPMLILAFCPMNITILLYFILGGLGLAAHRLIINKISELYINNRYKHFERYRS; this is encoded by the coding sequence ATGTTGAAAACATTAATAACAATATGGTTTAAGCAGAAGCGAAGGAGCTTTAAGTGGCTTACGCTTTTTATGACGCTTTATTTCTACACCATATTCATAGGCAGCTTTGTTTTCGGGCTTATCGAATCGGGAATAACCTACGGAGAACTGAGGGAAATAAACTGGATAGCCATCGTTCCCGTAATTCTTGTTTCCATTATGGGTTTCGACATCATTTCAAAACTGCTGTTCAAGCGTGGAAAAGCCACAATGGATGCGTTTCTGAAAACCCGGCCGGTGGACAAATCCTCTTGGGGAAAGTTCATCGTGGTGGAAAATCTCTTTGAAAACTGGAACATCTTCTGGGCAGTTCCAATGTCAATCGCAGCTTTCATCCTTATGCCGCTGCATCAGGCACTGGTAGCTGCCATACTGATTATCCTCTTTTCGCTCGCCAATGGCATTGCCGTAACGGCCTTCTATACTGCCAAAGGATGGGAATACAAGATGGCAGTAGTTACCGGATGGATTTTCTGGACAGTAGTATCATCGCTGCATTCCTTCAATTTCTTCAACTTGCCTTGGGCTGTTCACGTCGGACTCTTCATTCTGATGTGCCTCTTTTCCATTTGGATAACAGTCTATTACATCTGCAAGTTAAAGGTTTACGTAGAGCCGAAACAGGAAGAAAAGCATTCTACGAAAGTGGGTACACGCTCTCTCTATGCGATGGAATACCGGGCTTTTTTCCGAAGCAAGCGACTGCGCTTCTTCGTCTTCTTCATATTGTTTATGATTTTCAACGCCTACTTGCAGACATCCAACGGCATTGACGAGATAGGACCGTTTATGCACTACTATGGAGTACCATTCGCCATCCTTTTTGCAAGTGCCATCTATCTGCAATTTACCTTTGCCATCGAGGGAAACTTCTTCGACGGACTCTGGAGCCGCCCTGTTCCTGTCAGGGAAATCCTTGTCAGAAAGTTTAATTTCGGTGGACTCCTCACGCTGCTTAGTGGCTTGCTCGTGCTGCCGGTATGCTGGATGAACGACATTGAGCTGCTTTTCGTCCTTTCAACCATCGTGTTGGGCATCGGATTCGCCAATCCGATATTGCTTCTCTTTGCTCTGACTACAAAGCGAATAGACCTCTTCACAACTGGATTTATGAACTATCAGGGCAGCGACTTCTCGCTGAACTCCTTTGCCGTTACGCTGACCGTACTCGGCGGACCGATGCTGATTCTCGCTTTCTGTCCGATGAATATAACCATTCTGCTGTACTTCATCCTCGGCGGACTGGGGCTTGCCGCACACAGACTGATTATCAACAAGATTTCAGAACTATACATCAACAACCGTTACAAGCATTTCGAGCGATACAGAAGCTGA